In Streptomyces camelliae, the sequence CCGGCTGCTGGAGCTCAAGCCGGGCGGGGATGCCGCGTATGACCGGGACCGGCCGCTGGACGCCGACCTGGTCGTGGTCGACGAGGCCTCCATGCTCGACCTCCTCCTCGCCAACAAGCTCGTGAAAGCCGTACCGCCCGGAGCGCATCTCCTCTTCGTCGGGGACGTCGACCAGCTTCCCAGCGTCGGCGCGGGGGAAGTCCTCCGGGACCTTCTCGCCGACGGCAGTCCCATCCCCGCCGTACGGCTCACGCGCGTCTTCCGGCAGGCCCAGCAGTCCGGTGTCGTCACCAACGCGCACCGCATCAACGCGGGGCAGCATCCGCTCACCGACGGGCTCAAGGATTTCTTCCTCTTCGTCGAGGACGAGACGGAGGAGGCCGGGCGGCTCACCGTGGACGTGGCGGCGCGGCGGATTCCGGCCAAGTTCGGGCTCGATCCGCGGCGGGACGTCCAAGTGCTCGCGCCGATGCACCGGGGGCCTGCCGGGGCCGGGGTGCTCAACGGTCTGCTCCAGCAGGCCATCACCCCCGGCCGGCCCGATCTGCCCGAGAAGCGGTTCGGCGGGCGGGTCTTCCGTGTCGGGGACAAGGTGACCCAGATCCGTAACAATTATGAGAAAGGGGAGAACGGCGTCTTCAACGGCACCGTCGGCGTCGTCACCTCGCTCGATCCGGTCGACCAGAAGCTGACGGTGCTGACGGACGAGGACGAGGAGGTTCCGTACGAATTCGACGAACTGGACGAACTGGCGCACGCGTACGCGGTGACCATTCACCGCTCGCAGGGAAGTGAATATCCCGCGGTGGTGATTCCCGTCACGACCGGGGCATGGATGATGCTCCAGCGGAACCTGCTGTACACCGCCGTGACCCGGGCCAAACAGCTGGTCGTCCTCGTCGGTTCACGCAAGGCGATCGGGCAGGCGGTGCGCACGGTGTCCGCCGGACGGCGGTGTACGGCCCTGGACTTCAGGCTCATCGAGTCCCATCGCGAAAAATGATCGATCAAATGAGTCACGAAGGTCACAGAGCACTTCCGGATGCCCCTTCCAGGGGGCAGGATGGGCAAGTTGGCGGCACTGAGTGCCGCCAATGGGCCCAATGGTCGACCCCGAGTGCACTCTCCTGAGCCAAATGGGGGATGGTAGAGACAGTCAGGGCACCTCGAAGATGAGGCACTACGTCGGTGAGGGAAGACGTGAGCGACAACTCTGTAGTACTGCGGTACGGCGACGGCGAGTACACCTACCCGGTGGTCGACAGCACCGTCGGTGACAAGGGCTTCGACATCGGGAAGCTCCGCGCCCAGACCGGTCTGGTGACTCTGGACAGCGGCTACGGCAACACGGCCGCCTATAAATCCGCCGTCACCTACCTCGACGGCGAGGCGGGCATCCTCCGCTACCGCGGCTACCCCATCGAGCAGCTGGCCGAGCGCTCCACCTTCCTGGAGGTGGCGTACCTGCTGATCAACGGTGAGCTGCCCACCGTGGACGAGCTGACGACGTTCAAGAACGAGATCACGCGGCACACCCTGCTGCACGAGGACGTCAAGAACTTCTACAAGGGCTTCCCGCGCGACGCCCACCCGATGGCCATGCTGTCGTCGGTCGTCTCGGCGCTGTCCACCTTCTACCAGGACAGCCACAACCCGTTCGACGAGAAGCAGCGCGACCTCTCCACGATCCGGCTGCTCGCGAAGCTCCCGACGATCGCGGCGTACGCGTACAAGAAGTCGATCGGCCACCCCTTCGTCTACCCGCGCAACGACCTCGGCTACGTCGAGAACTTCCTGCGCATGACCTTCTCGGTCCCGGCCCAGGAGTACGACCTCGACCCGGTCGTCGTCGCCGCGCTGGACAAGCTGCTCATCCTGCACGCCGACCACGAGCAGAACTGCTCGACCTCCACGGTCCGCCTGGTCGGCTCCTCGCAGGCCAACATGTTCGCGTCGATCTCGGCCGGCATCAGCGCGCTGTGGGGTCCGCTGCACGGCGGTGCCAACCAGTCCGTGCTGGAGATGCTGGAGGGCATCCGCGACTCCGGCTCCGACGTCGACACCTTCATCCGCAAGGTGAAGAACAAGGAGGACGGCGTCCGTCTGATGGGCTTCGGCCACCGGGTCTACAAGAACTTCGACCCGCGCGCCAAGATCATCAAGGCCGCCGCGCACGACGTGCTCTCCGCGCTGGGCAAGGAGGACGAGCTCCTCGACATCGCCCTGAAGCTGGAGGAGCACGCCCTCTCCGACGACTACTTCGTGGAGCGCAAGCTCTACCCGAACGTCGACTTCTACACCGGCCTGATCTACCGGGCCATGGGCTTCCCGACCGAGATGTTCACGGTCCTGTTCGCCCTGGGCCGCCTGCCGGGCTGGATCGCCCAGTGGACCGAGATGATCAAGGAGCCGGGCTCCCGCATCGGCCGCCCGCGCCAGATCTACACGGGCGTGGTCGAGCGCGACTTCGTGCCGGTCGAGGAGCGCTGAGGGGCACTGAGTGCCAGGGCCTGCCCGCTGCCGGGTGGGCCCTGAAACAGCCGTAAGAAGCAGAAGGCGCCCTGAGCCGTCAGTCCCCCCACGGGCCGACGACCAGGGCGCCTTCCCATGTCCCGGTGCGGATTCCCCCCACGGGATCCGGCCGGGCGCTCGGAGAGGACAGCGCCTGAATCGCTGTCTGTCGAGCAGAACGAGCAAAACTCGTCCCACTCCAGTGATGCGGTGCGATCTGCCGGGACAACGCACGCTGGGAGGGCCGCTCAAAGCTCCCCGGTGTACGTGCCCCGGCAACGCATCTCTGAGGAAGTCCCCCAAGACATCCCCAGATGCCGGCTGACGCCCCCCAAGACGCCGAACCGACATCGCCAACTTAGACCTTCGAACCCCTTCGATGGTTACGTTCGCATCACTGTGATCTGCGTCTCTTGCATATGTCCTTTAGGTGCGCAAGAGCCCCGATACGGCGATCGGGGCCCAAGCGTAAGGATGATGCGCGAGCCTTGTGAAGAGCTTATGTGAGGCGCGCGCCCGACTCCAGAGGGTGTCTCACTTCGGCTGGGGCGAACCGCCGGTAACCTCTGGGGACTTCAGCGGAAGCGGCGCAGCCGCAGGCTGTTGGTCACCACGAAGACCGAGGAGAACGCCATCGCCGCGCCCGCGATCATGGGGTTGAGCAGCCCGGCGGCGGCCAGCGGCAGCGCGGCCACGTTGTAGCCGAAGGCCCACACCAGGTTGCCCTTGATGGTGGCCAGCGTCCGCCGGGACAGCCGGATCGCGTCCGCCGCCACCCGCAGGTCCCCGCGCACCAGCGTCAGATCGCTCGCCTCGATCGCCGCGTCCGTGCCGGTGCCCATCGCCAGGCCCAGGTCGGCGGTGGCCAGCGCGGCCGCGTCGTTGACGCCGTCGCCGACCATCGCCACGGCGTGTCCCTCGTCCCGCAGCCGCCGTACGACGTCCACCTTGTCCTCGGGGAGCACGTCGGCGTAGACGTCCGCCGGGTCGATGCCGACCGTCTTCGCGACCGCCTCGGCGACCGTCCGGTTGTCCCCGGTCAGCAGGACCGGCGTGAGACCCAGGGCGCGCAGTTCGGCCACGGCCGCCGCGCTGGTCTCCTTGATCGCGTCGGCGACGGCGAGGACCCCGCGCGCCCGCCCGTCCCAGCCGGCCACGACGGCCGTACGGCCCTGCTCCTCGGCCTCGCGGGCCGCCTGGGCCAACGGGTGCGGCAGCTCGTCGTACAGGCGGCCCACGGCCACCTCACGGCCGTCCACGCGTCCGCGTACGCCCCGGCCGGGGACGTTCTCGAAGTGCTCGACCCCCGGCAGTGCTCCGGCGCGTTCCTCGGCGCCGGCGGCGATCGCGCGGGCGACCGGGTGCTCGGAGGCGTGTTCCAGGGCGCCGGCGAGCCGCAGCAGCTCCTTCTCGTCCTCGCCGTCGGCGACGTGGACCGCCTGGAGGGTCATCCGGCCGGTGGTGACGGTGCCGGTCTTGTCGAGGACGATCGTGTCGACGCGGCGCGTGGACTCCAGCACCTCGGGGCCCTTGATCAGGATGCCGAGCTGGGCGCCGCGGCCGGTGCCGACCATCAGCGCGGTCGGCGTGGCGAGGCCCAGCGCGCAGGGGCAGGCGATGATCAGGACGGCGACGGCGGCGGTGAACGCGGCGACCGCGTCCCCGGTCACGCCCAGCCAGCCGCCGAACGTGGCGAGCGCGATGCCGATGACGACGGGCACGAAGACGGCGGAGACGCGGTCGGCGAGCCGTTGCACCTCGGCCTTGCCGTTCTGGGCGTCCTCCACGAGCTTCGCCATCCGCGCGAGCTGGGTGTCGGCCCCGACCCGGGTCGCCTCGACGACCAGTCGCCCGCCCGCGTTGACCGTGGCCCCGGTGACCCGGTCGCCCGGTCCCACGTCCACCGGCACCGATTCGCCGGTCAGCATGGACGCGTCCACGGCGGAGATGCCCTCGGTCACCGTGCCGTCGGTGGCGATCTTCTCGCCGGGCCGTACGACGAACCGGTCCCCGACGGACAGAGATGCCACCGGGACGCGTACCTCACGGCCGCCCGCCCGTCGCCCACCACCGCCCTCAACCGAGAGCCCTTCGGGCTCGCCCTCCTCGTATCGGAGCACCGCCACGTCCTTGGCGCCCAGCTCCATCAGGGCCTTCAGGGCCGCGCCCGCCCGCCGCTTGGAGCGGGCCTCCAGGTAGCGGCCGAGCAGGATCAGCGCGACCACTCCGGAGGCGACCTCCAGGTAGATGGTGGAGGCGCCGTCCATCCGGGAGATGGTGAGCCGGAACTCGTCGTGCATGCCGGGCATGCCGGCGTCGCCGAAGAACAGGGCCCACAGCGACCAGCCGAACGCGGCCAGCGTGCCGACCGAGACCAGCGTGTCCATGGTCGCGGCGCCGTGCCGGAGGTTGGTCCAGGCGGCCTGGTGGAAGGGCAGGCCACCCCAGACGACAACGGGTGAGGCGAGGGTGAGCGAGAGCCACTGCCAGTTGTCGAACTGGAGCGCCGGGATCATCGCGAGCAGGACGACGGGCAGCGCGAGCAGCGCGGATATCAGCAGCCGCCGGCGCAGGGCGCCGAGCTCGGAGTCGTCGCCGGGAGTGTCTTCGGCCGTGGCCTCGGGCTGCGGCGGGGCGGGCTCCTCGGCGGTGTAGCCGGTCTTCTCCACGGTGGCGATCAGGTCGGCGACCCGGACGCCCGTGCCGAAGGAGATCTTCGCCTTCTCGGTGGCGTAGTTGACGGTGGCGCTGACGCCGTCCATCCGGTTGAGCTTCTTCTCCACGCGCGCGGCGCAGGAGGCGCAGGTCATCCCGCCGATGAGCAGCTCGACCTCGTCGGCTTCGGAGGAGGTCCCGCCTGTCGCGGGGGCTTTCCCTGTACGGGTGGTGCTGGTCATGTCCGGACTCCAGACATCGGACCGGACCGCACGGAGCCAGTATCAGCTGGTCGGCACGGCCCGGTCGGGGGATCGAGGGGGTTGCTCAGGCCCGGCCGGCCAGCTCGAAGCCGGCCTCGTCCACAGCGGCGCGCACGGCCTCGTCGTCCAGCGGGGCCTCGGAGACGACGGTCACCTCGCCGCTGGACGCCACGGCCTTCACCGAGGTGACGCCGGGGATCTGGGAGACCTCGCCGGAGACGGCGCCCTCGCAGTGGCCACAGCTCATGCCGGTCACCTTGTAGACGGTGGTGACGGAACCGGAGGTGTCGGTGTGGGCGGTCATGTCGTTACTCCTCGTCGAGGCGTAGGGGGCCAGTGGGGTCCGCGAGGGCCGTTGGGCCACGGGAGAACCCCTCATGCTCCTCACACTATACCCCTAGGGGGTATTCCCCCAAGGGGCGTCCTGGCGTGCCAGCGACCGCACCCAGCCGATCCCGGCCAGCGCCACCAGGGCCAGCCCGCCGACCGAGAACAGAGTGAACAGATGCTCCTGCGTGGCGCTGGGCCGGGCGAGGTACTCCTGCGCGAACAGCAGCCGGTCCAGACCGGCCCCGGTCAGCCGGGCCGTGGCCCAGACCGCGAGGCCGTGCGTCGAGTCCCACAGGGCGTGCAGCAGGGCGACGCCGAGGTAGGTGCCGACGACGGGGGCGGTGACGCGGAAGCGGCCGGTCGGCCGGCGCCGGGACAGCAGGGCGGCTCCGGCGATCGCGGTCCACAGGCCGTGCCCGAAGGGCGCCAGGACCCCGCGCAGGATCTCCGTCTCCAGCAGTGCGCGCAGGTCGACGCCCGCGGAGGAGACGGCCGTGTCGAAGGCGTACCCGGCGCTCTCCAGGGCGGCGAAGCCGAAGCCGACGGCCGCGCCGAGCACCAGCCCCGCGCGCGTGCCGCGGACACCGGGCTGGCTCCGCAGCACGAACACCAGCGCGGCGAGCTTGGCCGCCTCCTCGATCAGGCCGACACCGAGGAACATCCCGAGAGAGGGATGCAGCAGATACGACTCCACCAGCGAGGCGCCGAGCACCCCGAGCGTGCCGCCGGTCAGGAAACAGCCGAGGATCGCGCTGACGCCCAGGTCCCGGCCGTGCCGCTCGTACGCCCACAGCACGAAGACGACCGGCGCCAGAAAGCTGCCGAGCAGGATCAGCGTCGGCAGCAGCGTGCTGTCGCGCGTCTCGTACGTCACCCACGCCGTCAGCGCCCACAGGGCGAGCCCGCCGCCCAGACAGCGCCGCCACAGCCCCGTGCGGATGCGGGGGTACGGCGGCGGGGGCTGCTGCGGGCCGGGGATGCGGGCCTTGGGCGTGCCGGGCGGCGGGGAGTGGGTCACGGGCGTCCCCTCGACTGCTGCTGGGCGATGTATCCGCGCTGATTTATCCGCACTCTAGGCATATGTGCCGGTTGCCGCAGTCCGGGTGACTCCCCGGAGTCACCTGCGGCCATCCGGGCGTACCCCGGGCCCTCTGAGCGGTCCTGGCGAAGTCGGCTGCGGTTCGGCAGCGCCCCGAAGGGGCGCCGGCTACGACGGGCCCGCAGACGACCGACGGCCCATCGCGGCACTTCGCGCGGAGCGCCTAGTCTTCGCGGAGGTCCCCGAAAGGAGCGCGCATGCGAGCGGTCGTCTTCGAGCGGTACGGCGCCCCCGCCGAGGTACGTGAGCTGCCCGACCCCCACCCGGCCCCGCACGGGGTGGTCGTCCGGGTCGAGGCGACCGGCCTGTGCCGCAGCGACTGGCACGGCTGGATGGGCCACGACCCCGACATCAGGCTGCCGCACGTGCCGGGGCACGAACTCGCCGGTGTCGTCGAGGCGGTGGGGCCCCTGGTGCGGCGCGCGCGGCCCGGCGACCGGGTCACCGTGCCGTTCGTCTGCGCCTGCGGCACCTGCCCGGCGTGCGCGGCGGGCGACCAGCAGGTGTGCGAGCGCCAGACCCAGCCCGGCTTCCACCACTGGGGCTCCTTCGCCGAGTACGTCGCGCTGGACCACGCCGACGTCAACCTGGTCGCGATCCCGGACGACATGGCGTACGCCACCGCCGCCGCCCTCGGCTGCCGCTTCGCCACCGCCTTCCGTGCGGTGGTGCAGCAGGGCCGGGTGGCGGCGGGGGAGTGGGTCGCGGTGCACGGCTGCGGCGGGGTCGGACTGTCGGCGGTGATGGTCGCGGCGGCCTCGGGAGCGCGGGTGGTCGCCGTCGACGTAGCACCCCAAGCCCTCGATCTGGCACGGAAGTTCGGGGCGGCGGAGTGTGTGGACGCGACCGGTGCGGCCGATACGGCCGCCGCGGTCCGCGAGCTGACCGGCGGCGGGGCGCACCTCTCCCTCGACGCACTCGGCTCCCCGGCCACCTGCGCGGCCTCGGTGAACGGCCTGCGCCGCCGGGGCCGGCACGTCCAGGTCGGCCTGCTGCCCTCGGCCGACGGCACCACCCCCGTCCCGCTGGCCCGCGCCATCGCCCTGGAGCTGGAACTGATCGGCAGTCACGGCATGGCCGCCCACGCCTACCCCGGGATGCTCCGCCTGGTCCGCTCCGGGGTGCTGCGGCCCGACCTGCTGGTGACGTCCACGATCCCGCTGGCCGCGGCACCGGCGGCCCTCGCGGCGATGGGGACGGCACCGGGTGCCGGGGTCACCGTCATCGAGCCGTGGCGCTGAGGGATTTCACTCTCTGCGGCCGCGGTTGCCCGGCCGGGAGGCGACCCAGGCGCGGACGGTGTCGGCGTACCAGTAGGGCTTGCCGCCCTCCAC encodes:
- a CDS encoding citrate synthase, with the translated sequence MSDNSVVLRYGDGEYTYPVVDSTVGDKGFDIGKLRAQTGLVTLDSGYGNTAAYKSAVTYLDGEAGILRYRGYPIEQLAERSTFLEVAYLLINGELPTVDELTTFKNEITRHTLLHEDVKNFYKGFPRDAHPMAMLSSVVSALSTFYQDSHNPFDEKQRDLSTIRLLAKLPTIAAYAYKKSIGHPFVYPRNDLGYVENFLRMTFSVPAQEYDLDPVVVAALDKLLILHADHEQNCSTSTVRLVGSSQANMFASISAGISALWGPLHGGANQSVLEMLEGIRDSGSDVDTFIRKVKNKEDGVRLMGFGHRVYKNFDPRAKIIKAAAHDVLSALGKEDELLDIALKLEEHALSDDYFVERKLYPNVDFYTGLIYRAMGFPTEMFTVLFALGRLPGWIAQWTEMIKEPGSRIGRPRQIYTGVVERDFVPVEER
- a CDS encoding heavy metal translocating P-type ATPase, coding for MTSTTRTGKAPATGGTSSEADEVELLIGGMTCASCAARVEKKLNRMDGVSATVNYATEKAKISFGTGVRVADLIATVEKTGYTAEEPAPPQPEATAEDTPGDDSELGALRRRLLISALLALPVVLLAMIPALQFDNWQWLSLTLASPVVVWGGLPFHQAAWTNLRHGAATMDTLVSVGTLAAFGWSLWALFFGDAGMPGMHDEFRLTISRMDGASTIYLEVASGVVALILLGRYLEARSKRRAGAALKALMELGAKDVAVLRYEEGEPEGLSVEGGGGRRAGGREVRVPVASLSVGDRFVVRPGEKIATDGTVTEGISAVDASMLTGESVPVDVGPGDRVTGATVNAGGRLVVEATRVGADTQLARMAKLVEDAQNGKAEVQRLADRVSAVFVPVVIGIALATFGGWLGVTGDAVAAFTAAVAVLIIACPCALGLATPTALMVGTGRGAQLGILIKGPEVLESTRRVDTIVLDKTGTVTTGRMTLQAVHVADGEDEKELLRLAGALEHASEHPVARAIAAGAEERAGALPGVEHFENVPGRGVRGRVDGREVAVGRLYDELPHPLAQAAREAEEQGRTAVVAGWDGRARGVLAVADAIKETSAAAVAELRALGLTPVLLTGDNRTVAEAVAKTVGIDPADVYADVLPEDKVDVVRRLRDEGHAVAMVGDGVNDAAALATADLGLAMGTGTDAAIEASDLTLVRGDLRVAADAIRLSRRTLATIKGNLVWAFGYNVAALPLAAAGLLNPMIAGAAMAFSSVFVVTNSLRLRRFR
- a CDS encoding heavy-metal-associated domain-containing protein — encoded protein: MTAHTDTSGSVTTVYKVTGMSCGHCEGAVSGEVSQIPGVTSVKAVASSGEVTVVSEAPLDDEAVRAAVDEAGFELAGRA
- a CDS encoding PrsW family intramembrane metalloprotease, with amino-acid sequence MTHSPPPGTPKARIPGPQQPPPPYPRIRTGLWRRCLGGGLALWALTAWVTYETRDSTLLPTLILLGSFLAPVVFVLWAYERHGRDLGVSAILGCFLTGGTLGVLGASLVESYLLHPSLGMFLGVGLIEEAAKLAALVFVLRSQPGVRGTRAGLVLGAAVGFGFAALESAGYAFDTAVSSAGVDLRALLETEILRGVLAPFGHGLWTAIAGAALLSRRRPTGRFRVTAPVVGTYLGVALLHALWDSTHGLAVWATARLTGAGLDRLLFAQEYLARPSATQEHLFTLFSVGGLALVALAGIGWVRSLARQDAPWGNTP
- a CDS encoding zinc-dependent alcohol dehydrogenase family protein; the protein is MRAVVFERYGAPAEVRELPDPHPAPHGVVVRVEATGLCRSDWHGWMGHDPDIRLPHVPGHELAGVVEAVGPLVRRARPGDRVTVPFVCACGTCPACAAGDQQVCERQTQPGFHHWGSFAEYVALDHADVNLVAIPDDMAYATAAALGCRFATAFRAVVQQGRVAAGEWVAVHGCGGVGLSAVMVAAASGARVVAVDVAPQALDLARKFGAAECVDATGAADTAAAVRELTGGGAHLSLDALGSPATCAASVNGLRRRGRHVQVGLLPSADGTTPVPLARAIALELELIGSHGMAAHAYPGMLRLVRSGVLRPDLLVTSTIPLAAAPAALAAMGTAPGAGVTVIEPWR